From Sodalis glossinidius str. 'morsitans', the proteins below share one genomic window:
- the mazG gene encoding nucleoside triphosphate pyrophosphohydrolase produces the protein MSEPHAATALHRLLAIMTRLRDPQTGCPWDKSQTLDSIAPCTLEETYEVLDAIARRDYGDLRAELGDLLFQVVFYAELAREEGRFDFAAVCDAISDKLERRHPHLFGDAPVAPTNHREQWERLKAQERAEKSRLSPLDDIPAALPALMKAQKIQQSCAAVGFDWSTLVPVLAKVYEEIDEVMHEARQPEVDPDKLAEEVGDLLFATVNLSRHLGQTAEIALQQANRKFERRFRQVEAIIGAQGLDLRQASLQQMEDAWQQVKRREKAQ, from the coding sequence ATGTCTGAACCACATGCCGCCACGGCGCTGCATCGGCTGTTGGCCATTATGACCCGTTTGCGCGATCCCCAAACGGGTTGTCCCTGGGACAAAAGCCAAACCCTGGATTCCATTGCACCCTGCACCCTGGAAGAAACCTATGAGGTGCTCGATGCTATCGCGCGCCGCGACTATGGTGACCTGCGCGCCGAACTGGGCGATCTGCTGTTTCAGGTGGTGTTTTACGCCGAGTTGGCGCGTGAGGAAGGGCGATTTGATTTTGCCGCGGTCTGCGATGCCATCAGCGACAAACTTGAGCGCCGGCATCCGCACCTGTTCGGCGATGCGCCGGTCGCGCCGACGAACCATCGCGAGCAGTGGGAACGGCTGAAAGCGCAGGAGCGGGCGGAAAAGTCCCGCCTGTCGCCGCTGGATGATATTCCCGCCGCGCTGCCGGCGCTGATGAAAGCGCAAAAAATCCAGCAGAGCTGTGCGGCGGTGGGCTTCGACTGGTCGACATTAGTGCCGGTGTTGGCGAAAGTGTACGAAGAGATCGACGAAGTGATGCATGAGGCGCGGCAGCCGGAGGTCGATCCGGACAAGCTGGCGGAGGAGGTGGGGGATCTGCTGTTCGCCACTGTGAATTTATCGCGCCATCTGGGCCAGACGGCGGAAATCGCTTTGCAGCAGGCTAACCGCAAATTCGAGCGCCGCTTCCGCCAGGTGGAGGCGATTATCGGCGCGCAGGGACTTGACCTGAGGCAGGCCAGCCTGCAGCAAATGGAGGACGCCTGGCAACAGGTGAAGCGCCGGGAGAAGGCACAGTAG
- the eno gene encoding phosphopyruvate hydratase: protein MSKIVKVIGREIIDSRGNPTVEAEVHLEGGFVGLAAAPSGASTGSREALELRDGDKSRFLGKGVTKAVDAVNGPIAQALTCKDAKDQAALDKTMIDLDGTENKSKFGANAILAVSLAAAKAASASKGMPLYEHIAELNGTAGKFSMPLPMMNIINGGEHADNNVDIQEFMIQPVGAKSIKEAVRMGSEVFHNLAKVLKSKGMNTAVGDEGGYAPNLESNAAALAAIKEAVEKAGYMLGKDITLAMDCAASEFFGEATGNYNLKGEGKTFTSQEFTHYLEDLTKQYPIVSIEDGLNESDWDGFAYQTKVLGDKIQLVGDDLFVTNTKILKEGIEKGIANSILIKFNQIGSLTETLAAIKMAKDAGYTTIISHRSGETEDATIADLAVGTAAGQIKTGSMSRSDRVAKYNQLIRIEEALGDRAPFNGLREVKGQA, encoded by the coding sequence ATGTCCAAAATTGTAAAAGTCATTGGCCGTGAAATCATCGACTCTCGCGGGAATCCGACCGTAGAAGCAGAAGTACATCTGGAGGGTGGTTTCGTTGGTCTGGCTGCCGCGCCGTCGGGCGCCTCAACCGGCTCGCGCGAAGCGCTGGAGCTGCGTGACGGCGACAAATCCCGTTTTCTGGGCAAAGGCGTCACCAAAGCGGTTGACGCGGTGAACGGTCCTATCGCTCAGGCCCTGACCTGTAAAGACGCCAAAGATCAGGCCGCGCTGGATAAAACCATGATCGACCTGGACGGCACTGAAAACAAATCCAAATTCGGAGCCAACGCCATTCTGGCAGTGTCCCTGGCCGCCGCCAAAGCGGCCTCTGCCTCCAAAGGCATGCCGCTGTATGAGCATATTGCGGAGCTGAACGGTACGGCGGGTAAATTCTCCATGCCCCTGCCGATGATGAACATCATCAACGGCGGTGAACACGCCGACAACAACGTCGACATTCAGGAATTCATGATCCAGCCGGTCGGCGCGAAAAGCATCAAAGAAGCGGTCCGTATGGGTTCCGAAGTATTCCATAACCTTGCGAAAGTGCTGAAAAGCAAAGGCATGAACACTGCCGTGGGCGATGAGGGCGGCTATGCGCCGAACTTGGAATCCAATGCCGCGGCGCTGGCCGCTATCAAGGAAGCGGTCGAGAAAGCCGGTTATATGCTGGGTAAAGACATCACCCTGGCTATGGACTGCGCGGCCTCTGAATTCTTTGGAGAAGCCACCGGTAACTACAACCTGAAAGGCGAAGGCAAGACCTTCACCTCCCAGGAATTCACCCATTACCTGGAAGATCTGACCAAACAGTATCCGATCGTGTCCATTGAAGATGGCCTGAACGAATCTGACTGGGACGGTTTCGCTTACCAGACCAAAGTACTGGGCGACAAAATCCAGTTGGTGGGCGACGATCTGTTCGTCACCAATACCAAGATCCTGAAAGAAGGTATCGAGAAAGGCATTGCCAACTCAATCCTCATAAAATTCAACCAGATCGGTTCGCTGACCGAAACGCTGGCGGCTATCAAGATGGCTAAAGATGCGGGCTATACCACCATCATTTCCCACCGCTCCGGCGAAACCGAAGACGCTACCATCGCCGACCTGGCGGTAGGCACCGCGGCTGGCCAGATTAAGACCGGTTCCATGAGCCGTTCCGATCGCGTGGCGAAATACAACCA
- the pyrG gene encoding glutamine hydrolyzing CTP synthase — MTTNYIFVTGGVVSSLGKGIAAASLAAILEARGLNVTIMKLDPYINVDPGTMSPIQHGEVFVTEDGAETDLDLGHYERFIRTKMSRRNNFTTGRIYSDVLRKERRGDYLGATIQVIPHITNAIKERIIEGGEDHDVVLVEIGGTVGDIESLPFLEAIRQMAVEVGREHTLYMHLTLVPYMAASGEVKTKPTQHSVKELLSIGIQPDVLICRSDRSVPNNERAKIALFCNVPEKAVISLKDVDSIYKIPALLKSQGLDDYICKRFGLNCPEADLSEWEQVIYQQANPVGEVTIGMVGKYIALPDAYKSVIEALKHAGLKNRLTVNIRLIDSQDVETRGVEILKDLDAILIPGGFGYRGVEGKILTAQYAREQNIPYLGICLGMQVALIEFARHVAGMQDANSTEFVPDCKYPVVALITEWRDEDGNVEMRSEQSHLGGTMRLGSQLCHLADDSLARSLYGEATILERHRHRYEVNNMLLKHLESAGLRVAGWSGDHKLVEIIEYPDHPWFVASQFHPEFTSTPRDGHPLFAGLVKAAGEYQKRAQK; from the coding sequence ATGACAACAAACTATATTTTTGTAACCGGCGGGGTCGTCTCCTCCTTGGGTAAAGGCATTGCCGCAGCCTCCCTGGCTGCTATTCTCGAAGCCCGGGGCCTTAACGTTACCATCATGAAGCTGGACCCCTATATCAATGTGGATCCGGGTACCATGAGCCCTATCCAGCACGGCGAGGTTTTTGTGACCGAAGACGGCGCCGAAACGGATCTGGACTTGGGGCATTATGAGCGCTTCATTCGTACCAAAATGTCGCGCCGCAATAACTTCACCACCGGTCGCATTTACTCCGACGTGTTGCGCAAAGAGCGCCGCGGCGACTATCTGGGCGCCACCATTCAGGTCATTCCTCATATAACCAACGCCATCAAGGAACGCATTATAGAAGGCGGAGAGGACCATGATGTGGTGCTGGTGGAAATCGGCGGTACCGTCGGGGATATCGAATCGCTGCCGTTTTTGGAAGCCATCCGCCAGATGGCGGTAGAAGTCGGGCGCGAGCATACCCTCTACATGCATTTAACCCTGGTGCCGTACATGGCGGCGTCCGGGGAGGTGAAAACCAAACCGACCCAGCACTCGGTGAAAGAGCTGCTCTCCATTGGCATTCAGCCCGACGTGCTGATTTGCCGCTCCGATCGTTCGGTGCCCAACAACGAACGGGCGAAAATTGCTTTATTCTGCAACGTGCCGGAAAAGGCGGTGATTTCGCTTAAAGACGTTGATTCGATTTATAAAATTCCGGCGCTATTGAAATCACAGGGGCTGGACGATTATATTTGTAAACGATTCGGCTTGAACTGTCCCGAAGCAGATCTGTCTGAGTGGGAGCAGGTGATTTACCAGCAGGCGAATCCGGTCGGCGAAGTGACTATCGGCATGGTCGGCAAATACATTGCCTTACCAGACGCCTACAAGTCGGTAATCGAGGCCCTGAAACACGCCGGCCTGAAAAATCGTCTGACGGTGAATATTCGTCTGATCGATTCCCAGGATGTCGAAACCCGCGGCGTCGAAATACTGAAAGATTTGGACGCTATCCTGATCCCCGGCGGCTTCGGCTATCGCGGCGTGGAGGGTAAAATCCTGACCGCGCAGTACGCGCGTGAGCAGAATATCCCCTATTTGGGTATTTGTCTGGGGATGCAGGTGGCGTTAATCGAATTCGCCCGCCACGTGGCGGGGATGCAGGATGCCAACTCCACCGAATTTGTGCCAGACTGTAAATATCCGGTGGTGGCGCTTATCACCGAATGGCGTGATGAAGACGGCAATGTAGAAATGCGCAGCGAGCAGAGCCATCTGGGCGGCACCATGCGCCTCGGCAGCCAGCTCTGCCATTTGGCGGACGATAGCCTGGCGCGGTCGCTGTACGGCGAGGCCACCATTTTGGAACGCCACCGTCATCGCTATGAAGTCAACAACATGCTGTTGAAACATCTCGAGTCCGCCGGCCTGCGCGTTGCTGGCTGGTCGGGAGATCATAAGCTGGTAGAAATCATCGAATACCCGGATCATCCGTGGTTTGTTGCTAGCCAGTTCCACCCGGAGTTCACCTCAACGCCGCGCGATGGTCATCCGTTATTCGCAGGCTTAGTTAAAGCCGCGGGCGAGTATCAAAAACGGGCGCAGAAATAA